The Diabrotica virgifera virgifera chromosome 10, PGI_DIABVI_V3a genome has a window encoding:
- the LOC114336706 gene encoding transmembrane protein 205, whose amino-acid sequence MCVGKIVSDIERTNPVIGKLEFRNVEQVVRPQHTEDHQSCNPDNPDRGGYEQDILGVSTKYTYYFFQAIKNLQQQFFKSNTYKILRHTTQPAHFITAVSVIFVAYLMMPGKAHPKMSLLWNLLYLGAFSAHFGAQIWMTFVSGLALFFSLSRHTFGSVQQVLFPKYFLLNTVLSFITLFVFMKTNNSVLLESWENLIQALSISLCFLVELVVRLYFTPPLLRLIGIKHKIEKEAGVGLEVGKYDLGRLKDCPYYMKIHKSFRSIHMTIAILNLVAMACTTLHLYYLSQKLCSI is encoded by the exons atgtgtgTCGGGAAAATCGTTAGTGACATCGAAAGGACTAATCCAGTGATTGGAAAGTTAGAGTTTAGAAATGTGGAACAGGTGGTTCGACCTCAACACACTGAAGATCATCAATCATGTAACCCCGACAACCCTGATCGAGGGGGGTACGAACAAGACATCCTAGGGGTTTCTACCAAATATACATACTATTTCTTCCAAGCTATTAAGAACTTACAACAACAATTTTTCAAATCCAATACATACAA gATTCTGCGGCACACCACGCAGCCTGCCCATTTTATCACTGCAGTTTCTGTGATCTTCGTAGCATACTTGATGATGCCAGGAAAAGCTCATCCTAAAATGTCCCTTCTGTGGAATCTACTGTACCTGGGGGCCTTCAGCGCTCATTTCGGTGCCCAGATCTGGATGACTTTCGTCTCTGGCTTGGCTTTGTTCTTCTCCCTATCCAGACATACTTTTGGCAGTGTTCAGCAAGTATTGTTTCCTAAATACTTTCTTTTGAACACTGTGCTGAGCTTCATCACTCTGTTTGTGTTCATGAAGACCAACAACAGCGTTCTTCTGGAATCCTGGGAGAATTTAATACAG GCTCTATCCATCTCCTTGTGCTTCCTTGTGGAACTGGTAGTGCGCCTGTACTTCACTCCTCCTCTTTTGCGCCTCATTGGAATCAAACATAAGATCGAAAAAGAGGCAGGAGTGGGCCTGGAAGTAGGAAAATACGACCTGGGAAGGTTGAAAGATTGTCCTTACTATATGAAAATCCACAAATCGTTTAGATCCATCCACATGACCATCGCCATCTTGAATTTGGTTGCCATGGCGTGTACTACTCTGCATCTTTATTATTTATCCCAAAAATTATGTTCAATTTGA